From one Lolium rigidum isolate FL_2022 chromosome 4, APGP_CSIRO_Lrig_0.1, whole genome shotgun sequence genomic stretch:
- the LOC124705758 gene encoding uncharacterized protein LOC124705758, with amino-acid sequence MGNYLSCTLAKTPGGKGARVILPDGRVRQVTLPATAAELMLDAPGHFLAETRAARVGARLAALSADEDLEMGAVYATFPMKRLGTPLAAADMARLAAAATREARRSAKVSAVVAAPPEAATVAAVSLVPEETPSPRARLDEMVDDAVAAEIGVLKHRLSSARSRRPTLETIHEENYMLRR; translated from the coding sequence ATGGGCAACTACCTGTCGTGCACGCTGGCGAAGACGCCCGGCGGGAAGGGCGCGCGGGTGATCCTCCCGGACGGGCGGGTGCGGCAGGTGACGCTGCCGGCGACGGCGGCCGAGCTGATGCTGGACGCGCCGGGCCACTTCCTCGCCGAGACGCGcgcggcgcgggtcggcgcgcgccTCGCCGCGCTGTCCGCCGACGAGGACCTCGAGATGGGCGCCGTCTACGCCACGTTCCCGATGAAGCGCCTCGGCACGCCCCTGGCGGCCGCAGACATGGCGCGCCTCGCCGCCGCGGCCACCCGGGAGGCTCGCCGGTCCGCCAAGGtgtccgccgtcgtcgccgcgccgCCCGAGGCCGCGACCGTGgcggccgtgtcgctcgtgccggaggagacgccgtcgccgaggGCGCGGCTGGACGAGATGGTGGACGACGCGGTGGCGGCAGAGATCGGCGTGCTCAAGCACCGGCTCAGCAGCGCGCGCTCCAGGCGGCCCACGCTCGAGACCATACACGAGGAGAATTACATGTTGAGACGCTGA